A single region of the Oleispira antarctica RB-8 genome encodes:
- the mshM gene encoding Type II secretory pathway, component ExeA (Predicted ATPase): protein MNVANTNIVTGFQNYYGFTQQPFSLAPNTEFYVEIKPQLECFNVLSYALQAGEGFIKITGEVGTGKTLLCRRLLNSLQAEGIISVYIPNPALSPEALWRAMGHELGLQTKTLDIHQVQEKIQQSLLSFAQQGRAVVLVVDEAQCIPEDSLEALRLISNLEAESRSLIQIVLFGQPELDTLLAQHRFRQLKQRITYSAELKPMDDASLQHYIQQRMILAGYRGMPLFEKKALKLMVKATEGIPRLINIIAQKALLSAFGGGEQHVSEAHVRAAVNDTEGAKALNNKNRFYWREALLVMLLVSLVAIHEFS from the coding sequence ATGAATGTGGCAAATACCAATATTGTCACAGGCTTTCAAAATTATTATGGGTTCACTCAGCAGCCTTTTTCACTTGCACCCAATACCGAGTTTTACGTTGAAATAAAGCCGCAGTTAGAGTGTTTTAATGTATTGAGTTATGCATTACAGGCGGGTGAAGGCTTTATTAAAATAACGGGTGAAGTTGGTACTGGAAAAACATTATTATGCCGACGGTTATTAAATAGTCTACAAGCAGAAGGCATTATTTCTGTCTATATACCCAATCCCGCATTATCGCCAGAAGCTTTATGGCGTGCGATGGGCCATGAGTTAGGCTTGCAAACAAAAACGTTAGACATTCACCAGGTACAAGAAAAAATACAGCAAAGTTTATTGTCATTTGCTCAGCAAGGACGTGCTGTTGTGCTGGTCGTCGATGAAGCACAGTGTATTCCTGAAGATAGCTTAGAGGCTTTACGTTTAATCTCTAATTTAGAGGCTGAAAGCCGGAGTTTAATTCAGATTGTTCTTTTTGGGCAGCCTGAGCTTGATACTCTTTTAGCGCAACATCGTTTCCGTCAGTTGAAACAGCGTATTACCTACAGTGCTGAATTAAAACCTATGGATGATGCGAGTTTACAGCACTATATTCAGCAGAGAATGATTTTGGCTGGTTATCGTGGCATGCCGCTTTTTGAAAAAAAAGCTTTGAAGTTAATGGTGAAGGCAACAGAAGGTATTCCTCGGCTAATAAATATCATTGCGCAAAAAGCATTGCTCAGTGCTTTTGGCGGTGGTGAACAGCATGTTTCAGAAGCACACGTTCGAGCCGCAGTGAACGATACTGAAGGCGCAAAGGCACTGAACAATAAGAATAGGTTTTACTGGCGAGAGGCTTTATTAGTCATGCTGCTAGTATCATTGGTGGCTATTCATGAGTTTAGTTAA